Proteins from a single region of Paenibacillus sp. BIHB 4019:
- a CDS encoding immunity 22 family protein has translation MEKEGYVSLWLGKMCSAEQLKELLEINYASDGDSVPSAFAGHFGIERYDDGFREAEFFAEEGRGGDAANLLAGFSYEEDLIPKFAALLEGSTLDECNTVIMLYNFKYEGKQENYQDTLAQLNFIGSVPYQT, from the coding sequence GTGGAAAAAGAAGGTTATGTTTCATTATGGCTGGGGAAGATGTGTTCAGCGGAGCAGCTTAAGGAACTGCTTGAAATCAATTATGCAAGTGATGGAGATTCGGTTCCTTCCGCCTTTGCGGGGCATTTTGGCATTGAGAGGTATGATGATGGTTTCAGGGAAGCTGAATTTTTCGCGGAGGAAGGCCGGGGTGGCGATGCAGCGAATTTGCTAGCAGGTTTCTCCTATGAGGAGGATTTGATTCCGAAGTTTGCAGCTTTGCTAGAAGGAAGCACTTTGGATGAATGTAATACCGTCATTATGCTGTACAACTTTAAGTATGAAGGCAAGCAGGAGAACTATCAGGACACTTTAGCACAATTGAACTTTATCGGAAGCGTGCCGTATCAGACATAA
- a CDS encoding SMI1/KNR4 family protein, with amino-acid sequence MVTWTTGYDKADIENVKIVEEKLAIHFPQDYLNYAVKYQGGRPSPSNIRVDGKGSVQFISLLTFLAFDELDILDKYNSVKKHFPTGLVPFGLGADEHLFCFDYRAGSTPSVLLCKSYSDIRIEVMHIWNSFSDLIYKFC; translated from the coding sequence ATGGTCACTTGGACAACAGGTTATGATAAGGCTGATATTGAAAATGTTAAGATTGTTGAGGAGAAACTTGCTATACATTTTCCTCAAGACTATCTGAATTATGCAGTCAAATACCAAGGTGGCCGTCCATCTCCTTCAAATATTAGGGTGGATGGAAAAGGCAGTGTGCAATTTATTAGCTTATTGACGTTTTTGGCCTTTGATGAGCTTGATATTCTTGATAAATATAATTCAGTGAAAAAACATTTTCCAACTGGCTTAGTTCCGTTTGGACTAGGGGCGGATGAGCATCTTTTTTGCTTTGATTATCGTGCAGGCAGTACACCCTCGGTATTATTATGTAAGTCCTATTCCGATATTAGAATAGAAGTAATGCATATTTGGAACTCATTTAGTGATTTGATCTACAAATTCTGTTAG